A portion of the Parasteatoda tepidariorum isolate YZ-2023 chromosome 5, CAS_Ptep_4.0, whole genome shotgun sequence genome contains these proteins:
- the LOC107445404 gene encoding uncharacterized protein isoform X1, whose protein sequence is MFTRVLLSSLFLLIPFIVYHAEGTKQSNPSPYHYGYDVKDGQSSHYKKEERDQDGTVRGSYGYLGPDGIFREVHYIADQNGFRAEIKTNEPGTANDSPANVLLLSEYDTVHDYSHDKEHKHEQEEKKTNEEEKESYEDDEQDQVVESRTPKGRANKKSNKKNYSYFKFGERHGGHV, encoded by the exons GTGTTGTTGTCTAGTCTTTTCTTATTAATTCCATTCATAGTGTACCATGCAGAAGGAACAAAACAA TCTAATCCATCACCCTACCATTATGGCTACGATGTGAAAGATGGTCAGTCATCTCATTACAAGAAAGAAGAAAGGGATCAGGACGGAACAGTGAGAGGTAGTTACGGTTACCTCGGACCTGATGGTATATTCCGAGAAGTTCACTACATAGCTGACCAGAACGGATTTCGAGCTGAAATAAAAACGAATGAACCCGGTACGGCAAACGACAGTCCGGCTAATGTCCTGCTCCTCTCTGAGTACGATACGGTGCACGATTATAGCCACGATAAGGAACACAAGCACGAgcaagaagaaaagaaaacaaacgaAGAAGAGAAAGAAAGTTACGAAGACGATGAACAGGATCAAGTCGTTGAAAGCAGAACGCCAAAAGGTCGAGCGAATAAGAAATCCAACAAAAAGaactattcatattttaagtttggTGAAAGACACGGAGGACACGTCTAA
- the LOC107445404 gene encoding cuticle protein 10.9-like isoform X2 yields MTTIRNNNKMIHKVLLFISLCCFCLVISQHLEEPLPYNFGYAFQDDHGAAQFRKERGDGHGQVQGSYGFTDERGVQREVHYVADQNGFRAQVKSNEPGLSGNEPADVKLHYSGHSNYHQGFHHLHG; encoded by the exons ATGACAACaataagaaacaacaacaaaatgaTCCACAAG gTTCTTCTATTCATCTCATTGTGCTGTTTCTGCCTAGTCATTAGTCAGCAT CTGGAGGAGCCCCTGCCTTACAACTTCGGCTATGCTTTCCAAGATGATCATGGGGCGGCGCAGTTTCGAAAGGAAAGAGGTGATGGTCACGGTCAGGTTCAGGGAAGTTACGGCTTCACCGACGAGAGAGGAGTGCAGAGAGAAGTTCATTATGTAGCTGACCAAAATGGTTTCAGAGCTCAAGTCAAATCTAATGAACCTGGATTGAGTGGCAACGAACCAGCTGACGTCAAATTACATTATAGTGGACATTCGAATTATCATCAAGGCTTTCATCATTTACAtggctaa